A single Muntiacus reevesi chromosome 9, mMunRee1.1, whole genome shotgun sequence DNA region contains:
- the LOC136175255 gene encoding olfactory receptor 4P4-like: protein MENQRNVSEFIFMGLSSDQKIQLLCFVFFLFCYVALLVGNLLILVSIRCSPLFHQPMYYFLSHLSSMDVCYTSSVTPTLLSDLLPGRKTISYGNCMLQVFTMRFFGIIEVFVLTVMAFDRCVAICKPLHYTIIMNRTRCNLLIVAAWAGGAIHAFSQFFMIVSLPFCGPNEIDHYYCDIFPLLKVACTDTYITGVLVVANSGMVALVTFVLLFGSYVIILFNLRNHSAEGRRKALSTCGSHITVVILFFGPSIFAYLRPPTTFPEDKIFSLFYTIIAPMFNPLIYTLRNTEMKKAIRKVYCQKIFSEEKHN from the coding sequence ATGGAAAATCAGAGGAATGTATCGGAATTCATTTTTATGGGGCTTTCCTCTGACCAGAAAATACAGTTGTTGTGCTTTGTGTTCTTCTTATTCTGTTATgttgccctgttggtgggaaacCTTCTGATCCTAGTCTCCATCCGATGTAGCCCTCTTTTTCACCAACCGATGTACTACTTCCTCAGCCACTTATCCTCCATGGACGTCTGCTATACCTCTTCTGTGACGCCCACACTGCTCAGTGACCTGCTCCCGGGAAGGAAAACCATCTCTTACGGCAACTGCATGCTGCAGGTCTTCACCATGCGCTTTTTTGGCATCATCGAGGTCTTCGTCCTTACAGTCATGGCCTTTGACCGCTGTgttgccatctgcaagcctctccACTACACGATTATCATGAACAGGACAAGGTGCAACCTCCTCATCGTGGCTGCTTGGGCTGGTGGGGCCATCCATGCCTTTTCTCAGTTCTTTATGATAGTCAGtttgcccttctgtggccccaatgaaaTTGACCACTACTATTGTgacatttttcctttgttgaaaGTTGCCTGTACTGATACCTACATCACTGGTGTCCTTGTGGTTGCCAATTCAGGGATGGTTGCCTTAGTAACCTTTGTTCTCTTGTTTGGGTCCTATGTCATTATATTATTCAACTTAAGAAACCACTCAGCTGAAGGAAGGCGCAAAGCCCTCTCTACCTGTGGGTCTCACATCACTGTGGTTATCTTATTTTTTGGTCCTTCAATCTTTGCCTACCTCAGACCCCCTACCACTTTCCCTGAggacaaaatattttctctcttttataccaTCATTGCTCCTATGTTCAATCCCTTAATCTACACTCTGAGAAACACAGAGATGAAAAAGGCTATTAGAAAAGTTTATTGtcaaaagatattttcagaagaaaaacataattga